In Pseudomonas sp. MYb327, one DNA window encodes the following:
- the motA gene encoding flagellar motor stator protein MotA, translating to MAKIIGIIVVFASVLGGYVLSHGKIAALIQPFEVMIIGGAALGAFLQANPGYMTMHVLKKSLSMFGSRFNHGFYLEVLGLIYEILNKSRREGMMAIEGDIEDAAASPIFAKYPAVLKDERMTAFICDYLRIMSSGNMAPHELEGLFDMELFSLKEDLEHPSHAVNGIADAMPGFGIVAAVLGIVVTMASLGEGDQKSIGLHVGAALVGTFFGILAAYGFFGPLAHSLAHDAKEELNVYEAIKASLVASASGMPPSLAVEFGRKVLYPAHRPSFAELEQAVRGR from the coding sequence ATGGCTAAAATAATCGGCATCATCGTCGTATTCGCGAGCGTGCTCGGCGGATACGTGCTCTCCCACGGCAAAATTGCCGCCCTGATCCAACCCTTCGAGGTCATGATTATCGGTGGTGCGGCCCTCGGTGCATTCCTGCAGGCCAACCCCGGCTACATGACGATGCACGTGCTCAAGAAGTCCCTGAGCATGTTCGGTTCGCGCTTCAATCACGGCTTCTATCTTGAAGTGTTGGGCCTGATCTACGAGATCCTCAACAAGAGCCGCCGCGAAGGCATGATGGCCATCGAAGGCGACATCGAAGATGCCGCTGCGAGCCCGATCTTCGCCAAGTATCCGGCAGTCCTCAAGGACGAGCGCATGACCGCGTTCATCTGCGATTACTTGCGCATCATGTCCTCCGGCAACATGGCTCCCCATGAGCTGGAAGGCCTTTTCGACATGGAACTGTTCAGCCTCAAGGAAGACCTTGAACACCCGTCGCACGCGGTGAACGGCATCGCCGACGCCATGCCCGGCTTCGGTATCGTTGCGGCGGTACTGGGTATCGTGGTGACCATGGCTTCCCTGGGTGAGGGCGACCAGAAGTCCATCGGCCTGCACGTAGGTGCGGCACTGGTGGGTACCTTCTTCGGTATTCTTGCCGCCTACGGTTTCTTCGGTCCGCTGGCCCACTCTCTGGCCCACGATGCCAAGGAAGAATTGAACGTCTACGAAGCCATTAAGGCTTCGCTGGTGGCTTCGGCTTCCGGCATGCCGCCATCGCTGGCCGTGGAGTTCGGGCGCAAAGTGCTGTACCCGGCGCACCGTCCTAGCTTCGCTGAGCTCGAACAAGCGGTTCGTGGTCGTTAA
- a CDS encoding toll/interleukin-1 receptor domain-containing protein — protein MPVFISYRHMDRAHAININTRLMQANIKTYLDVLDPESQTTDDITGVITRNITECTHLLAVVSEKTASSWWVPFEIGEATISNRRICSFKAGPTELPLYLDKWPKLSSDKDIELFIDAYRNEVMLKRSIAMESVTGGESARTFNKTNADRFHSDLKSRIIRGF, from the coding sequence ATGCCTGTGTTTATCAGCTACCGCCACATGGATCGCGCGCATGCGATCAACATCAACACGCGCCTGATGCAGGCGAACATCAAGACCTACCTCGACGTGCTGGACCCAGAATCCCAGACCACCGATGACATCACCGGGGTCATCACCCGCAACATCACCGAATGCACTCACCTGCTGGCGGTAGTTTCGGAAAAGACCGCGTCGTCCTGGTGGGTGCCGTTCGAAATCGGCGAAGCGACGATCAGTAATCGACGCATCTGCTCGTTCAAGGCCGGGCCGACAGAATTGCCGCTGTACCTGGACAAGTGGCCAAAACTCAGCAGCGACAAAGACATCGAGTTATTCATAGATGCTTATCGCAACGAAGTGATGCTCAAGCGCTCGATCGCAATGGAATCGGTAACGGGAGGCGAGTCCGCGCGCACCTTCAACAAGACCAATGCCGATCGCTTCCACAGTGACTTGAAGTCCAGGATCATTCGTGGATTCTGA
- the motB gene encoding flagellar motor protein MotB — translation MENNQPIIIKRVKRIAGGHHGGAWKIAFADFATAMMAFFLVLWLLSTATPEQKIAIAGYFKDPIGFSESGTPYIIDLGGTPTLAPENTLNPEVKSQPQPDKVTVDAEQVEGMAEMVEKERLELLLQELQNKVEENPQLQKFKDQILFEITQDGLRIQIVDAENRPMFDSGSARLKPYFEDILLAMADTIKAVPNKISISGHTDAKPYTGTGDFGNWELSANRANAARRALVAGSYPDQQVARVVGYASSALFDREHPFNPVNRRIDIIVLTKKAQRAIEGSQGAEPAPDVPQGSAAPATAPTTPVDPNALPADKEPLPAHELRERLNLFDDPAPKPGEPPKQ, via the coding sequence ATGGAAAATAACCAGCCGATAATCATCAAGCGCGTCAAACGCATCGCCGGCGGGCATCACGGGGGCGCGTGGAAAATCGCCTTCGCTGACTTCGCCACGGCGATGATGGCGTTCTTCCTGGTGTTGTGGCTGTTGTCCACGGCAACGCCAGAGCAGAAGATCGCCATCGCCGGTTACTTCAAAGACCCGATCGGCTTCTCCGAAAGTGGCACGCCATACATCATCGATTTGGGCGGCACGCCGACCCTGGCGCCGGAAAACACCCTTAACCCCGAGGTGAAGTCCCAGCCGCAGCCGGACAAAGTGACCGTCGACGCCGAACAGGTCGAAGGCATGGCTGAAATGGTCGAGAAGGAGCGCCTCGAGCTGTTGCTGCAAGAACTACAGAACAAGGTCGAAGAAAATCCGCAGCTGCAGAAATTCAAAGACCAGATCCTGTTCGAGATCACCCAGGACGGCTTGCGCATCCAGATCGTGGACGCGGAAAACCGACCGATGTTCGACTCGGGCTCGGCGCGTCTGAAACCGTACTTCGAAGACATCCTGCTGGCCATGGCCGACACGATCAAAGCGGTGCCGAACAAGATCAGCATCAGCGGTCACACCGACGCCAAGCCGTACACCGGCACCGGTGATTTCGGTAACTGGGAACTCTCGGCCAACCGTGCCAACGCCGCTCGCCGTGCGTTGGTGGCGGGCAGCTATCCGGACCAGCAAGTGGCGCGAGTGGTGGGTTATGCCTCGTCGGCGCTGTTCGACCGCGAGCACCCGTTCAACCCGGTCAACCGCCGTATCGACATCATCGTGCTGACCAAGAAAGCCCAGCGCGCCATCGAAGGTTCGCAAGGCGCGGAGCCTGCACCTGATGTACCGCAAGGTTCGGCTGCCCCGGCAACCGCGCCGACGACGCCAGTCGATCCGAATGCGTTGCCAGCGGACAAGGAACCGTTGCCGGCACATGAACTGCGTGAACGTCTGAACCTGTTCGATGATCCGGCGCCGAAACCGGGTGAGCCGCCGAAGCAGTAA
- a CDS encoding DUF6543 domain-containing protein: MSQTKLDRVFEPLADVRRFAEPLLKRILKDRFGVELDVTRTYLRLYLPKGILPGYQVKTLSLLDAALNNFETKEAVENYFDDASCFISGPDNLGHFSNSPVNKQIKVSEYISMCRELDIGGQYSRELEAILLPRDAVAKNGLEYRVKTSQKDAFRAAVLMARMKGDIGTDSESSLLRLLEGASIPFLQCHQLQVMTAKLTGVMVLAGDLEHSSSVEPLVVYIPNDPQHPLKEYPSTLAFAAVLTEQLRAPAYQRFFARFIAHEQRGHFFAALDQQLNVVKWNPPQPDDPQPAWRRVPVENPRLRFHSHRIEGDPWQWLYQDALNKILNDARIIAVPTADEDRQSRWALWVSLEKVASIVVQVAALVAMPFVPFLGELMLAYTTYQLLDDAFTGILDWAEGQVSEAAGHLLSIGENLAQLAAFIGGATVAGKILAIKPSAFVEGLKPVVFDDGRTRLWYPDLQPYTHPVLLADDVPDELGLRHQAGKTFLPLEGRNYEVIAEPESAAYHVRHPQRPNAYRPRLNHNGAGAWAHEVERPMEWQGAQLFRRLGHSVAEFSDDTARRILSVSGIDEAMLRHMHVHAQRPPALLEDTIRRFKLDQRIELFNTQMASPDSAVYAKADVHLQLHLLKTQKVDLPEQRLRGGDVIATVLEVVPEREQKILMGLSSSSGDALPGRQVCADLLRNRMARWAQEYRASLFNSVEESFESAANSSTQQMRRIFPDLPRSVAQELWREATAGDRLHLLNNPGIPRRMASEALFYLRELRLNRACEGLYLHAVSTADSDMLALHMLETLEGWNPAVRLEVRDGDVDGVLLDSIGSVDAPIRKVLVKQAGRYETYDDKSQQLHGLDDLFGAVQHALPQPEREALGFPHVGQGHELEQAVIRLPLLPRAELRTLFGQPPLAADSHSPMRLAVGRAGYLLGGGDFKPVNTLTFEQRLRALFPALSEEDMAALRSERLSGEPLLAITRLENEYLTLVNELELWVQDVPSLHPITGLPLDAGIIAEQTLKRRAFMEELKASWSRKPTPASPYEPYHFYLYLDIIGELPELSADFSHVTELVLGSRLQPLRGDGFLKSFTGLQFLTLEGIELSSFPMDIYQMRGLVSLTLDRCALRLSEATAEGLSRIESLELLSLNDNPLGISPHLGYMKGLRDLYLRNTGITEVPSGLFDLERLSRADLTFNEIVDLPEEFFEVPDTRALDIDLSDNPLGFESIAGLKEYLAQASLDREISVRFDGAPEVEEALIDSEDESTDSAISSGAESDVER, from the coding sequence TTGTCGCAGACCAAACTGGATCGAGTGTTTGAGCCTCTGGCCGATGTCCGTCGGTTTGCCGAGCCACTATTGAAACGGATATTGAAGGATCGCTTTGGTGTTGAGCTGGATGTAACCCGGACGTACCTTCGGCTCTATTTACCCAAAGGCATTTTGCCGGGGTATCAAGTTAAAACGCTCTCTTTATTAGATGCTGCGCTGAATAACTTTGAAACAAAGGAAGCTGTCGAGAATTATTTTGACGACGCATCTTGTTTTATTAGTGGGCCCGACAATCTTGGTCACTTCAGTAACTCGCCAGTAAATAAACAAATAAAAGTTTCTGAATATATCTCGATGTGTCGTGAACTGGACATCGGTGGCCAGTATTCGCGAGAACTGGAAGCGATATTGTTGCCCAGGGATGCTGTCGCCAAAAACGGGCTGGAGTACCGAGTCAAGACCAGCCAAAAAGATGCATTCAGGGCGGCTGTACTCATGGCGCGGATGAAGGGCGACATTGGCACGGACTCAGAATCCTCGCTTCTGCGGCTTCTTGAGGGCGCATCCATTCCATTTTTGCAATGCCACCAATTGCAGGTCATGACGGCCAAACTGACTGGCGTCATGGTGCTGGCGGGGGATCTTGAACATTCCTCCAGCGTTGAGCCACTGGTGGTGTACATACCCAACGATCCACAGCATCCGCTCAAGGAATATCCCTCGACGCTGGCGTTCGCGGCGGTATTGACGGAGCAACTGCGCGCGCCGGCCTATCAAAGGTTTTTTGCCAGGTTTATTGCTCATGAGCAGCGCGGCCATTTCTTTGCCGCGCTCGATCAACAATTGAATGTTGTGAAGTGGAATCCGCCGCAACCCGATGACCCCCAACCGGCCTGGCGCCGTGTACCTGTCGAAAACCCCAGGCTGCGCTTCCACTCGCACAGAATCGAGGGTGATCCGTGGCAATGGCTCTATCAGGACGCGCTTAACAAAATCCTAAATGACGCGCGCATCATTGCGGTGCCGACCGCCGATGAAGATCGTCAGTCGCGCTGGGCGCTGTGGGTCAGTCTGGAGAAAGTGGCCTCGATCGTCGTACAGGTCGCAGCCCTGGTGGCAATGCCCTTCGTGCCGTTTCTGGGCGAGTTGATGCTGGCGTATACCACCTATCAATTATTGGACGATGCCTTTACCGGCATCCTCGATTGGGCCGAGGGACAAGTATCCGAAGCCGCCGGCCATCTGCTGTCCATCGGCGAGAATCTCGCGCAGCTGGCAGCTTTCATAGGGGGCGCCACCGTGGCCGGGAAAATCCTCGCGATCAAGCCTTCGGCATTTGTCGAGGGACTCAAACCGGTAGTGTTTGACGATGGGCGTACGCGGTTGTGGTATCCCGATCTGCAGCCCTATACACATCCCGTCTTGCTGGCGGACGACGTGCCGGACGAGTTGGGTCTGAGGCATCAGGCAGGCAAGACTTTTCTGCCGCTTGAGGGTCGCAATTACGAAGTAATCGCTGAACCTGAAAGCGCGGCCTATCACGTCCGCCACCCACAGCGGCCAAATGCCTATCGACCGCGTCTCAACCACAACGGTGCCGGCGCCTGGGCCCACGAGGTCGAGCGACCTATGGAGTGGCAAGGTGCGCAGTTGTTTCGACGCCTGGGGCACTCGGTTGCGGAGTTTTCCGACGACACGGCACGGCGCATCCTCTCGGTCAGTGGGATCGACGAAGCAATGTTGCGGCACATGCACGTTCACGCGCAGCGCCCGCCGGCCCTGCTTGAAGACACGATCCGGCGATTCAAGCTGGATCAGCGGATCGAGCTATTCAACACACAAATGGCGAGCCCTGATTCGGCGGTTTATGCCAAGGCTGACGTCCACCTGCAATTGCATCTGTTGAAGACCCAAAAGGTCGATCTGCCCGAGCAACGGCTGCGGGGTGGTGACGTGATTGCGACCGTCCTGGAGGTCGTACCGGAACGCGAGCAGAAAATACTCATGGGGTTGAGTTCATCATCGGGAGACGCGCTGCCAGGGCGGCAGGTTTGCGCCGATTTGCTGCGTAACCGCATGGCCCGGTGGGCGCAGGAATACCGCGCGTCGTTGTTCAACTCTGTTGAGGAGTCGTTCGAGTCGGCTGCGAACTCAAGCACGCAGCAGATGCGGCGGATTTTCCCGGACCTGCCTCGAAGTGTTGCGCAAGAGTTATGGCGGGAAGCCACTGCTGGCGATCGATTGCACCTGCTCAATAATCCCGGCATACCCCGACGGATGGCCAGCGAGGCACTGTTTTATCTGCGTGAGTTACGCCTGAATCGCGCCTGTGAGGGATTGTATTTGCACGCTGTCTCCACGGCCGATAGCGACATGCTGGCCTTGCACATGCTCGAAACCCTCGAAGGCTGGAATCCCGCTGTTCGCCTGGAGGTTCGTGACGGGGACGTTGACGGGGTGCTCCTCGACAGTATCGGATCTGTCGACGCGCCGATTCGTAAAGTGTTGGTCAAGCAGGCGGGACGTTATGAAACCTACGATGACAAGAGTCAGCAATTGCATGGCCTCGACGATCTGTTTGGCGCGGTCCAGCATGCGCTTCCCCAGCCTGAGCGCGAAGCTCTCGGGTTTCCCCATGTCGGGCAGGGGCATGAGCTGGAACAGGCCGTCATTCGCCTGCCACTGTTGCCACGTGCCGAGTTGAGAACGTTGTTCGGACAGCCACCGCTGGCAGCCGACAGTCATTCTCCGATGCGACTCGCAGTCGGTCGCGCCGGTTATCTGCTGGGCGGTGGAGATTTCAAACCCGTAAATACACTGACTTTCGAGCAAAGGCTGCGAGCGCTTTTCCCCGCGCTTTCTGAAGAGGATATGGCGGCCTTGCGCAGTGAGCGACTCTCCGGGGAGCCATTGCTGGCCATCACACGCCTGGAAAATGAGTACCTCACGCTGGTCAATGAGTTGGAGCTATGGGTGCAAGACGTGCCTTCTCTCCATCCGATAACGGGCCTGCCGCTGGATGCCGGCATTATCGCGGAACAAACCCTCAAACGACGGGCCTTCATGGAGGAGCTCAAGGCCAGTTGGTCTCGCAAGCCGACGCCAGCCAGTCCGTATGAGCCTTATCACTTTTATCTGTATCTCGACATCATCGGCGAGTTGCCCGAACTGTCTGCCGACTTCAGCCATGTCACCGAACTGGTGTTGGGGAGCCGTCTTCAGCCGTTGCGCGGGGATGGTTTTTTGAAAAGCTTTACCGGGCTGCAGTTCCTCACGCTTGAGGGCATTGAACTGAGCTCCTTCCCTATGGACATTTATCAAATGCGAGGCCTGGTCTCGCTGACGCTCGATCGTTGCGCCCTGCGACTCTCTGAGGCCACGGCGGAAGGATTGTCTCGGATCGAAAGCCTGGAGCTGCTGAGTCTGAACGATAATCCTCTGGGCATTAGTCCGCACTTGGGCTACATGAAGGGCTTGCGTGACCTTTATTTACGTAATACGGGAATAACTGAAGTTCCCTCTGGACTGTTTGATCTCGAGCGTCTATCGAGGGCAGATCTGACATTCAATGAGATAGTTGATTTGCCCGAGGAGTTTTTTGAAGTGCCCGACACACGGGCCCTTGATATTGACCTCAGCGATAACCCATTAGGATTTGAAAGTATCGCTGGCCTCAAGGAATACTTGGCACAAGCAAGTCTCGATCGAGAAATATCCGTTCGATTCGACGGGGCTCCGGAAGTTGAGGAGGCTTTGATTGATTCTGAAGATGAGTCGACAGACAGTGCGATAAGTAGTGGCGCAGAAAGTGATGTCGAACGCTGA
- the rsgA gene encoding small ribosomal subunit biogenesis GTPase RsgA has translation MAKRQLNRRQNWRIEKIQGERAARAAKRESSAVEALEGGDLGPEQTGLVIAHFGVQVEVEARDGELAGQVFRCHLRANLPALVTGDQVVWRAGNQGIGVIVAQLPRNTELCRPDSRGQLKPVAANVDMIVIVFAPLPEPHANLIDRYLVAAEHAGIKPLLLLNKFDLIDENNAPALNALLAVYRTLGYPVLEVSAHHGNGMEQLQKQLDGRISVFVGQSGVGKSSLVNSLLPEVETRVGPLSELSGQGTHTTTTARLFHFPGGGELIDSPGIREFGLGHVSRADVEAGFIEFNDLLGTCRFRDCKHDREPGCALLKALEDGRVQLQRMNSYRSIIASLPENGY, from the coding sequence ATGGCCAAACGCCAACTCAATCGTCGTCAAAACTGGCGCATCGAAAAGATTCAGGGCGAACGCGCTGCCCGCGCCGCCAAACGCGAGTCCTCGGCTGTCGAGGCACTTGAGGGCGGTGACCTCGGCCCGGAACAGACGGGCCTGGTAATCGCACACTTCGGTGTGCAGGTCGAAGTCGAGGCTCGCGATGGCGAACTGGCCGGCCAGGTATTCCGTTGCCACCTGCGCGCCAACCTGCCGGCGCTGGTGACCGGCGATCAGGTAGTCTGGCGCGCCGGCAACCAGGGCATCGGCGTGATCGTGGCGCAACTGCCGCGCAACACCGAGCTCTGCCGTCCGGACAGCCGTGGTCAGCTTAAGCCGGTGGCGGCCAACGTCGACATGATCGTGATCGTCTTCGCCCCGCTGCCCGAGCCTCACGCCAACCTGATCGACCGCTACCTGGTAGCCGCCGAACACGCCGGCATCAAGCCGTTGCTCTTGCTGAACAAATTCGATCTGATCGACGAAAACAATGCACCGGCACTGAACGCCTTGCTCGCGGTTTACCGCACCCTTGGCTACCCGGTGCTCGAAGTGTCGGCTCATCACGGCAATGGCATGGAGCAATTGCAGAAGCAACTGGATGGACGCATCAGCGTGTTCGTCGGTCAGTCCGGCGTCGGCAAGTCCTCGCTGGTCAACAGCCTGCTGCCGGAAGTCGAGACCCGCGTCGGTCCGTTGTCCGAGCTGTCCGGCCAGGGCACTCACACCACCACCACCGCGCGCCTGTTCCACTTCCCCGGTGGCGGCGAGTTGATCGACTCCCCGGGTATCCGCGAATTCGGTCTGGGCCATGTCAGCCGTGCCGACGTAGAGGCCGGTTTCATTGAGTTCAACGACCTGCTGGGCACCTGCCGCTTCCGCGACTGCAAGCACGACCGCGAACCGGGCTGCGCCCTGCTCAAGGCCCTGGAAGACGGCCGTGTGCAACTGCAACGGATGAACAGCTACCGCTCGATCATCGCCAGCCTGCCGGAAAACGGCTATTAA
- a CDS encoding trimeric intracellular cation channel family protein — MLLMLYLIAITAEAMTGALSAGRRGMDWFGVVLIACITALGGGSVRDVLLGHYPLTWVKHPEYLVLTSIAAMVTVFTARWMRHLRSLFLVLDAVGLVAFTLIGCMTALEMGHGMLVASVSGVITGVFGGILRDIFCNDIPLIFRRELYASVSFAAAWCYMFCLYLNLPGEQSILITLFGGFLLRLLAIRFHWEMPKFVYSDEQ; from the coding sequence ATGTTGCTGATGCTCTACCTGATCGCCATCACCGCCGAAGCCATGACCGGCGCGCTCTCGGCGGGCCGTCGCGGCATGGACTGGTTTGGTGTGGTGCTGATCGCCTGCATCACGGCACTGGGCGGAGGTTCAGTGCGCGACGTGCTACTCGGTCATTACCCGCTGACCTGGGTCAAACACCCGGAATATCTGGTCCTGACCTCTATTGCGGCGATGGTTACGGTGTTTACGGCACGCTGGATGCGCCACCTGCGTTCGCTGTTTCTGGTGCTCGATGCCGTCGGGCTGGTGGCCTTCACCCTGATCGGCTGCATGACCGCCCTGGAAATGGGGCATGGCATGTTGGTCGCGTCCGTCAGCGGCGTGATCACCGGAGTGTTCGGCGGCATCCTTCGGGACATCTTCTGCAACGACATTCCGCTGATTTTCCGCCGTGAGCTTTACGCCAGCGTCTCGTTCGCCGCAGCGTGGTGCTACATGTTTTGCCTTTACCTGAATTTGCCAGGAGAACAGTCGATTCTGATCACGCTGTTCGGTGGTTTCCTGTTGCGACTATTGGCAATTCGTTTCCACTGGGAAATGCCGAAATTTGTCTACAGTGATGAGCAATGA
- a CDS encoding TIR domain-containing protein, whose amino-acid sequence MQTYHLFISHSWNYSDAHDKLVKLLTAHPTFTFKNFSVPPHNPIVGARTDKQLIEAIENKIRPCSAVLIMAGMYSTYSKWINKEIEIAKRMGKVIIAIKPFGAERISTVVRNAAHAECAWNTNSIVSAIRQQTAV is encoded by the coding sequence ATGCAAACCTACCATCTGTTCATCAGCCATTCGTGGAACTACTCCGACGCCCACGACAAACTGGTGAAACTGCTCACCGCGCACCCGACCTTCACCTTCAAGAATTTCTCGGTGCCACCGCACAACCCGATTGTTGGCGCGCGAACCGACAAGCAACTCATCGAAGCCATCGAAAACAAAATCCGCCCCTGCTCCGCCGTGCTGATCATGGCCGGGATGTATTCGACCTACAGCAAGTGGATCAACAAGGAAATCGAGATCGCCAAGCGCATGGGCAAGGTGATCATCGCGATCAAACCATTTGGCGCCGAGCGCATTTCCACTGTGGTGCGTAACGCGGCACATGCCGAATGTGCGTGGAACACCAACAGCATCGTCAGTGCGATTCGTCAGCAAACGGCGGTGTAA
- a CDS encoding caspase family protein yields the protein MRKGLFIGINNYSHISQLSGCNNDAMAMASVLKTDANGDPNFKNLVLTSAEDYLSREKLEDQIRELFSGDCNVALLYFAGHGSFDTDTDEGMLIPQDYKSAKDGIRISDILNWATKATKIKNKVIILDCCQGGSAGEIRALRSESSVIGEGMTILTACKKEEPAMEGAGHGVFTGLLLQALHGGAANILGKITPGSLYSFVDNALDAWEQRPVFKTNVSQFISLREVSPLIPKEILRKLPDWFAEAESVYPLAPSYEPTEPEFNPEHGEVFSQLQKCNRHSLIEPVDAEHMYYAAIHSTGCRLTALGAYYRELAIKGHF from the coding sequence ATGCGCAAGGGATTGTTCATCGGCATCAACAACTACAGCCATATTTCCCAGTTGAGCGGCTGTAACAACGACGCGATGGCCATGGCTTCGGTGCTGAAGACCGACGCCAATGGCGATCCGAATTTCAAGAATCTTGTTCTGACCTCAGCCGAGGACTACCTCAGTCGCGAGAAACTCGAAGACCAGATACGCGAGCTGTTTTCCGGGGACTGCAATGTCGCCCTGCTGTACTTCGCCGGCCACGGCAGCTTCGATACCGACACTGACGAAGGCATGCTGATTCCTCAGGACTACAAGAGCGCCAAGGACGGCATCCGGATCAGCGACATCCTGAATTGGGCCACCAAAGCGACGAAGATCAAAAACAAAGTGATTATTCTCGACTGCTGCCAGGGCGGATCGGCCGGCGAAATACGCGCCTTGCGCAGCGAAAGCAGTGTGATTGGCGAAGGCATGACCATTCTCACGGCGTGCAAGAAAGAAGAGCCGGCAATGGAAGGCGCTGGCCACGGGGTCTTCACCGGTTTGCTGCTTCAAGCGCTGCATGGCGGCGCCGCGAACATCCTCGGCAAAATCACTCCCGGCAGCCTCTATTCATTCGTCGACAACGCCCTCGACGCCTGGGAACAGCGCCCCGTGTTCAAGACCAATGTCTCGCAATTCATTTCCTTGCGTGAAGTCTCGCCGCTGATCCCCAAGGAAATCCTGAGAAAACTGCCCGACTGGTTTGCCGAAGCGGAATCGGTGTACCCCCTCGCCCCCAGCTATGAGCCCACCGAGCCTGAATTCAATCCAGAGCACGGCGAAGTCTTCTCTCAACTGCAAAAGTGCAATCGTCACAGCCTGATCGAACCGGTTGATGCCGAACACATGTATTACGCCGCCATTCACTCCACCGGTTGCCGCCTCACCGCCCTCGGCGCCTATTACCGCGAACTCGCGATCAAGGGACATTTCTGA
- the orn gene encoding oligoribonuclease — protein sequence MLNTQNLIWIDLEMTGLDPENDVIIEMATIVTDSDLNTLAEGPVIAIHHSDEVLARMDEWNTRTHGNSGLTQRVRDSRISMAEAEAETIAFLEKWVPKGKSPICGNSICQDRRFLYTHMKSLESYFHYRNLDVSTLKELAARWAPDVRDSFKKGSTHLALDDIRESIAELQHYRKHFIKF from the coding sequence ATGCTAAATACGCAGAACCTGATCTGGATCGACCTGGAAATGACCGGTCTGGATCCGGAAAACGACGTCATCATCGAGATGGCCACCATCGTCACCGACAGCGATCTGAACACTTTGGCCGAAGGTCCGGTGATTGCTATCCACCACAGCGATGAAGTCCTCGCCCGCATGGACGAATGGAATACTCGCACCCACGGCAACTCCGGACTGACCCAACGCGTGCGCGACAGCCGTATCAGCATGGCCGAAGCCGAAGCCGAAACCATCGCCTTCCTGGAAAAATGGGTGCCGAAAGGCAAGTCGCCGATCTGCGGCAACAGCATCTGCCAGGACCGTCGCTTCCTTTATACCCACATGAAATCCCTGGAAAGCTATTTCCATTACCGCAACCTCGACGTGTCCACGCTCAAAGAGCTGGCTGCGCGCTGGGCGCCGGACGTGCGCGACAGCTTCAAGAAAGGCAGCACTCACCTGGCCCTGGACGACATCCGCGAGTCCATCGCCGAGTTGCAGCACTACCGCAAGCATTTCATCAAGTTCTAA